Proteins co-encoded in one Leptospira stimsonii genomic window:
- a CDS encoding MBL fold metallo-hydrolase, giving the protein MFGNRIQKVSFVSLILLLGFTSLVLLQTACLSSFGGTPEGKRMERMQTSKMYKDGKFENDPFVPMLVSGSYSDMIWRQLFGGEVRTPPSSIPVVYPTSKNFSETPAPGLRAIWFGHASVLVEIDGIRIFTDPVFSNKVSPFTSIGPERFFPPPIAMEDLPKIDAVVISHDHYDHLDMLTAKFLASRGTKYFVPLGIGAHLERWGVPENQIVELDWWEKGKVGEVEIVCTPAVHYSGRGLFNGKSTLWSSWSVLGPKNRFFHSGDTGYSSHFLEIGKRLGPFDLSSIKVGAYDVTWEGIHMNPEKAVQAHVDLKSKRMLPVHWGTFNLAIHDWTEPIRRTLEAAKLLNVELVTPKPGETVDGRTSFPSESWWERVK; this is encoded by the coding sequence ATGTTTGGAAATCGAATTCAAAAAGTTTCTTTTGTATCCTTGATTCTTCTTTTGGGATTTACCTCGTTGGTTCTTTTGCAAACCGCTTGTCTGAGCTCTTTCGGAGGAACCCCCGAAGGAAAGAGAATGGAAAGAATGCAGACTTCCAAAATGTATAAGGACGGTAAGTTCGAAAACGATCCTTTTGTTCCGATGCTCGTTTCCGGTTCTTATTCCGATATGATCTGGAGACAACTTTTCGGAGGAGAAGTGAGAACTCCTCCTTCTTCCATCCCGGTCGTTTATCCGACTTCGAAGAATTTTTCGGAAACTCCGGCTCCCGGACTGAGAGCGATTTGGTTTGGTCACGCGTCCGTCCTTGTAGAAATCGACGGAATCAGAATTTTTACCGATCCCGTTTTTTCGAATAAGGTTTCTCCTTTCACGAGCATCGGACCGGAACGATTCTTCCCACCCCCGATCGCAATGGAGGATCTTCCGAAAATCGACGCGGTCGTAATTTCTCACGATCACTACGATCATCTGGATATGCTTACAGCAAAATTTCTCGCTTCCAGAGGAACCAAATATTTTGTCCCTCTTGGGATCGGCGCACATTTAGAACGTTGGGGTGTTCCTGAAAATCAAATCGTAGAATTGGATTGGTGGGAAAAGGGAAAAGTCGGAGAAGTAGAAATTGTGTGCACACCTGCGGTTCACTATTCCGGGAGAGGACTCTTCAATGGAAAGTCTACACTCTGGTCTTCTTGGAGCGTCCTTGGTCCGAAGAATCGTTTTTTTCATAGCGGCGACACGGGTTATTCTTCTCATTTTTTAGAAATCGGGAAACGTCTCGGACCCTTTGATTTGAGTTCGATCAAGGTCGGAGCGTACGATGTTACTTGGGAAGGAATTCATATGAATCCGGAAAAGGCCGTCCAAGCACACGTCGATCTCAAATCGAAACGGATGCTCCCCGTTCACTGGGGAACATTCAATTTGGCGATCCACGACTGGACCGAACCGATCCGGAGAACCCTCGAAGCCGCCAAACTCCTCAACGTCGAACTGGTCACTCCAAAACCGGGGGAAACCGTGGACGGAAGAACATCCTTTCCCTCGGAATCCTGGTGGGAAAGAGTGAAATAG
- a CDS encoding SDR family oxidoreductase, which translates to MKRKTILITGSSSGIGKAAAKHFQKKGWNVIATMRNPEKEKELQNLPNLICLPLDVTRSETIQKAIQDGIKHFGDIDVLVNNAGYGLVGPFEGASEEQIRRQFDTNVFGAMDVIRNILPHFRKNKKGNIVNVASMGGRITFPLYSLYHATKWALEGFTESLQYELKPFGIRVKLIEPGAIATDFIGRSSDSTLENSPEEYKPFANAVFQNMEKAMMTSSSEAVAKVIFKAANSSSGRLRYVIGMDAKSLLGLRKFLSDRVLFGIMKLALLSSTKKAA; encoded by the coding sequence ATGAAACGAAAAACCATATTGATCACCGGAAGTTCTTCCGGAATCGGAAAAGCCGCCGCCAAACACTTTCAGAAGAAAGGTTGGAACGTAATCGCAACGATGAGAAATCCCGAGAAAGAAAAGGAACTTCAAAATCTTCCGAATCTAATCTGCCTTCCTTTGGACGTGACAAGATCGGAAACGATTCAAAAGGCGATCCAAGACGGAATCAAACATTTTGGCGATATCGACGTCTTAGTAAACAATGCGGGCTATGGACTTGTTGGTCCGTTCGAAGGAGCCAGCGAGGAACAAATCAGGAGACAGTTCGATACAAATGTTTTTGGAGCGATGGATGTGATTCGAAATATTCTTCCTCATTTTCGGAAGAATAAAAAAGGGAACATCGTCAACGTCGCGTCCATGGGAGGAAGAATCACCTTCCCTCTTTATAGCCTCTACCACGCAACCAAATGGGCCTTGGAAGGATTTACGGAATCTCTTCAATACGAGCTCAAACCTTTCGGAATCAGAGTGAAACTCATCGAACCCGGAGCGATTGCGACGGACTTTATAGGCCGATCTTCGGATTCTACTTTAGAAAATTCTCCGGAAGAATACAAACCATTCGCGAACGCGGTCTTCCAAAATATGGAGAAAGCGATGATGACAAGTTCTTCCGAGGCGGTCGCAAAAGTGATCTTTAAAGCCGCGAATAGTTCTTCGGGACGCCTTCGTTATGTGATCGGAATGGACGCAAAGTCCCTTTTAGGATTGCGTAAATTTCTTTCCGACCGAGTCTTATTCGGAATTATGAAATTGGCATTATTGAGTTCCACAAAAAAAGCCGCTTAA
- a CDS encoding TetR family transcriptional regulator, with product MKTRAVKDDDKKVKKELLIRAAIALFNKSSFEKISMDQIAKKAGVAKGTLYLYFRTKEELFLEIHRTDYEVWFDSFLNFLRSKKSGINGAELASWITESLRENQRVVRLMAIGSALLEKNVAFESALQLKTSVRKHVLDIVPELCRVLKWKKTEEGLNFLTHLHALIVGLWHHAEPAPIVSKVLQSSPDFVVFQIDFFQILESGIRALVLGSQKDS from the coding sequence ATGAAAACCCGGGCAGTAAAAGACGACGACAAGAAAGTTAAGAAGGAGCTTTTAATTCGGGCCGCGATCGCCTTATTTAACAAATCCTCTTTCGAAAAAATATCGATGGATCAGATTGCAAAAAAAGCGGGCGTTGCCAAAGGGACTCTCTATCTCTATTTTAGAACCAAAGAGGAACTCTTTTTGGAAATTCATAGAACGGACTACGAGGTTTGGTTTGATTCTTTTTTAAACTTTCTTCGCTCCAAAAAGTCCGGGATAAACGGGGCAGAACTTGCTTCTTGGATTACCGAATCCTTGCGGGAAAATCAGAGAGTGGTTCGTTTGATGGCGATCGGTTCCGCTCTTTTGGAAAAGAACGTTGCTTTTGAAAGCGCTCTTCAACTGAAAACTTCTGTTCGCAAACACGTTCTGGACATTGTTCCGGAGCTCTGTAGAGTTCTGAAGTGGAAGAAGACGGAGGAGGGTTTGAACTTTCTCACACATCTTCATGCACTGATCGTGGGACTCTGGCATCACGCGGAACCCGCTCCGATCGTTTCCAAGGTGCTTCAATCTTCACCCGATTTCGTCGTTTTCCAGATCGATTTTTTTCAAATCTTGGAGTCCGGGATCCGCGCGCTCGTTCTTGGATCGCAGAAAGATTCTTAG
- a CDS encoding metal-dependent hydrolase: MTEETKRQKRNLKPIDANQPTVRKMDFEKMGDLPEHYFAGNSFITHIINSYHILFPEGERFFIKSVKAFSDQVKDPKLQTSIKAFIGQEVQHGKEHEKVLEVLAKQGKPVSRFVRFFEWSAFQVMLPFFEFFFGKKLKLSVTAGMEHYTATMGEITLRHGFHEHAYGEMRDLLLWHACEEIEHKSVAYDVLQTVSKSYFLRIFGFFLASWIFWGYVVFFQHWFIITDPNVGLNKYFQDLKASRPFGRILFTETAKAFFLYLKPSFHPAQTGGYELANRALATI; encoded by the coding sequence ATGACCGAAGAAACAAAACGACAGAAGCGGAATTTAAAACCGATCGACGCAAATCAACCCACTGTTCGAAAGATGGATTTTGAAAAAATGGGAGATCTCCCGGAACACTATTTCGCGGGAAATTCTTTTATCACACATATCATCAATTCTTATCATATTCTTTTCCCTGAGGGAGAACGGTTTTTTATAAAAAGCGTCAAGGCGTTTTCGGATCAGGTGAAGGATCCGAAATTACAAACTTCCATCAAAGCTTTCATAGGACAGGAAGTTCAGCATGGTAAAGAACACGAAAAAGTTTTGGAGGTTCTCGCAAAACAAGGAAAGCCGGTGAGTCGTTTCGTTCGTTTTTTCGAATGGAGCGCGTTTCAAGTGATGCTTCCATTCTTTGAATTCTTCTTTGGAAAAAAATTGAAACTCTCCGTTACCGCCGGAATGGAACACTACACGGCTACGATGGGGGAAATCACACTGAGACATGGCTTTCACGAACACGCTTATGGAGAAATGAGAGATCTCCTTCTCTGGCACGCCTGCGAAGAAATAGAACACAAGTCGGTCGCATATGATGTTCTACAGACGGTTTCTAAAAGTTATTTCTTGAGAATTTTCGGATTCTTCCTCGCTTCCTGGATCTTTTGGGGATACGTCGTGTTTTTTCAACACTGGTTTATCATCACGGATCCCAACGTGGGTCTCAATAAATATTTTCAGGATCTCAAGGCTTCTCGACCTTTTGGGAGGATCCTTTTTACGGAAACGGCGAAGGCGTTCTTTCTCTATTTGAAACCGAGTTTTCATCCCGCGCAGACGGGAGGATACGAACTTGCAAACAGAGCTCTTGCAACAATATAA
- a CDS encoding response regulator, with amino-acid sequence MKNEATIEIFPRVMILEDDDLLRNTMIHMSKKIGVEYCEAKDGKQALSKVEEFKPDVFFVDLEMPVMDGKEFISKMKENSPESLFVVMTAHAEPHTIIETMNLGVFDYILKPIDATHYKDLLKQVSEELKRRRVIQLFEEESNIRLKEQLGWVSYKRSRVTDLDSMIELSRTTLNNIKYALLSGGGIGTLISLVKMIKSSANKVDSNYVISSDLVDMLYESSDYIEKNINRLEESLTLLHREVAPHLKRVTVSHLIEKLTEHFQTFSLNEKEYLETKGLTFRMPNVNHNHYQDSVMIDLDSFLMIFYELLVNALKYSDKNGEVDVYFSSKSGLFNLYVKNNFDSNYLSGISAEQESLVKQPFYRLAKFLDESVKTEGVFSGLGLTLVDIIARKHGGSFGIKNVTDHTISDKPETVVLAAITLPVC; translated from the coding sequence TTGAAGAACGAAGCAACGATTGAAATTTTTCCAAGAGTAATGATTCTCGAAGACGACGATCTCCTTCGAAATACGATGATTCACATGTCCAAAAAGATCGGTGTGGAATATTGCGAGGCCAAAGACGGAAAACAAGCTCTCTCGAAGGTGGAAGAATTTAAACCGGATGTTTTTTTCGTGGATCTGGAAATGCCGGTAATGGACGGGAAAGAATTTATTTCAAAGATGAAGGAGAATTCTCCTGAATCTCTATTTGTCGTTATGACCGCGCACGCGGAACCGCATACGATCATCGAAACGATGAATCTCGGCGTTTTTGATTACATCCTAAAGCCGATCGACGCGACACATTACAAAGATCTACTAAAGCAGGTTTCGGAAGAACTCAAAAGAAGAAGGGTCATTCAACTTTTCGAAGAAGAATCGAACATTCGTTTAAAAGAGCAATTGGGTTGGGTTTCGTATAAGCGTTCAAGGGTCACCGATTTGGATTCCATGATCGAACTTTCGAGAACGACCCTCAATAACATCAAATACGCGCTCTTGAGCGGCGGTGGAATCGGGACTCTCATCAGTTTGGTAAAAATGATCAAGTCCTCTGCCAACAAAGTAGATTCGAATTACGTAATATCCTCCGATTTGGTCGATATGCTCTACGAGAGTAGCGATTACATCGAAAAAAACATCAATCGTCTCGAGGAAAGTTTAACCTTGTTACATAGGGAAGTAGCGCCTCATTTGAAAAGAGTGACGGTCTCCCATTTGATCGAAAAACTCACCGAACACTTTCAAACATTTTCATTGAATGAGAAGGAATATTTGGAAACGAAGGGACTTACCTTTCGAATGCCGAATGTAAATCACAATCATTATCAGGATTCCGTAATGATCGATCTTGATTCCTTTCTTATGATTTTTTACGAACTCTTAGTCAATGCGTTGAAGTATTCTGATAAAAACGGGGAAGTAGACGTTTATTTTTCTTCCAAGTCCGGTTTGTTCAATCTCTATGTAAAAAATAATTTCGATTCTAATTACCTTTCCGGAATTTCCGCCGAACAAGAGTCGCTCGTGAAACAACCTTTTTACCGTTTGGCGAAATTCTTAGATGAGAGCGTAAAGACGGAAGGAGTTTTTTCCGGATTGGGTCTTACTCTCGTTGATATCATCGCAAGAAAACACGGAGGTAGTTTCGGAATCAAAAACGTTACAGATCACACGATTTCCGATAAACCGGAAACCGTGGTTCTGGCGGCGATCACTTTGCCTGTTTGTTGA
- a CDS encoding leucyl aminopeptidase family protein, with protein sequence MKLDKNKIQISIGKNTSKSFYKLQVLFKDHFPENLKTKFALQTSSGIFTGDYGQTFSDEAEKILYLGLGESSKVKTRSVAQLFFSFGEKLRKWDGVGLEIHLPKILTTALPADILVYQIVNSLEQGAFAINVLSKEFRENSKKTGSVSFILQDAAKAKDAEKGLKRGKIVSRYINGARYIAHLPANHFTPEEFVSRSKEIAKDNTLKITVFDEPQLKKEKMGGILAVCEGSDKKAKMIILEYTPAKPTTKKKLAIIGKGLTFDSGGISIKPAQDMHEMKYDMCGAAAAIHAIGAIAELGLGVPVIAAIGVAENMPDASALKPGDVYTAHNGITVEVQNTDAEGRLVLGDVLSYVGKKFKPDFMLDLATLTGAIIISLGHEAAGVMSNSETLTALLKDASQTSDERIWEMPLWDEYAEELKSDIADVRNIASRAGGSLSAAKFLEKFVESGIAWAHIDIAGAAWRKKGSGTQIGNGPTGYGVRLLVDLAEKIGKKK encoded by the coding sequence ATGAAACTGGATAAGAATAAGATCCAAATCTCGATCGGCAAAAATACTTCGAAGTCTTTCTATAAATTACAGGTTCTCTTCAAAGATCATTTTCCGGAGAATCTCAAAACAAAATTCGCCCTTCAGACATCTTCCGGTATTTTCACGGGAGATTACGGCCAAACCTTTTCCGATGAAGCCGAGAAGATCCTCTATCTTGGATTAGGCGAATCCTCCAAAGTAAAAACGAGAAGTGTCGCACAACTCTTCTTCTCCTTCGGAGAAAAGCTCCGGAAATGGGACGGAGTTGGACTGGAGATTCATCTTCCGAAAATTCTTACAACCGCGCTTCCCGCGGATATCCTCGTCTATCAAATCGTTAACTCATTAGAACAAGGTGCATTCGCAATCAATGTACTTTCGAAAGAATTCCGCGAGAATTCCAAAAAGACGGGATCGGTTTCTTTCATTCTTCAAGACGCCGCGAAGGCGAAGGACGCAGAAAAAGGGCTGAAACGAGGGAAGATTGTGAGTCGTTATATCAACGGTGCCCGTTATATCGCTCATCTTCCCGCCAATCATTTTACTCCGGAAGAATTCGTCTCTCGCTCCAAGGAAATCGCAAAAGACAACACATTGAAGATTACCGTCTTCGACGAACCTCAACTCAAAAAAGAGAAGATGGGTGGGATTCTCGCCGTCTGCGAAGGCTCGGATAAAAAAGCGAAGATGATCATTTTGGAATATACTCCCGCAAAACCGACCACGAAGAAAAAACTTGCGATCATTGGAAAAGGTCTTACTTTCGATTCCGGCGGAATCAGCATCAAACCGGCGCAAGACATGCACGAAATGAAATATGATATGTGCGGCGCCGCGGCGGCAATTCACGCAATCGGCGCGATCGCAGAACTCGGATTAGGTGTCCCTGTTATCGCGGCGATCGGAGTTGCGGAAAATATGCCGGACGCATCCGCCCTCAAACCGGGTGACGTTTACACGGCCCACAACGGAATTACTGTGGAAGTTCAAAATACGGACGCGGAAGGTCGTTTGGTTTTAGGAGACGTTCTTTCTTACGTTGGAAAAAAATTCAAACCCGACTTTATGTTGGATCTTGCGACCCTTACGGGCGCGATCATCATTTCTTTAGGCCATGAAGCCGCGGGTGTGATGAGCAACTCGGAAACCTTGACGGCGCTTCTCAAAGATGCTTCTCAAACTTCGGATGAAAGAATCTGGGAAATGCCTCTCTGGGACGAATATGCGGAAGAACTCAAGAGCGATATCGCGGACGTTCGTAATATCGCGAGCAGAGCGGGCGGTTCTCTTTCTGCGGCAAAATTCTTAGAGAAATTTGTAGAATCCGGGATCGCATGGGCGCATATCGACATCGCCGGCGCCGCATGGAGAAAGAAAGGATCCGGAACTCAAATCGGAAACGGACCAACCGGATACGGCGTCCGCTTGCTCGTAGATCTGGCCGAAAAAATCGGAAAGAAAAAATAA
- the bcp gene encoding thioredoxin-dependent thiol peroxidase, with protein sequence MTELKVGSKAPGFTGLNEKGEKVKLSDLAGPKGTVLYFYPKDQTPGCTTEACDFRDNFARIKKTGFNVVGVSKDTVKSHQKFIEKQELNFTLISDEDGKICEAFDVWHLKKFMGRESMGIVRSTFLIGADGKILKVYPKVSVKGHVDEILSDIKALEKK encoded by the coding sequence ATGACTGAACTCAAAGTTGGTTCCAAGGCCCCCGGTTTTACAGGGCTCAACGAAAAAGGCGAAAAAGTAAAACTCTCCGATTTGGCGGGCCCGAAAGGAACGGTCCTCTATTTTTATCCCAAGGATCAAACCCCGGGTTGTACGACCGAAGCGTGCGATTTTCGAGACAATTTTGCGAGAATCAAAAAGACAGGCTTCAACGTAGTCGGAGTTTCCAAAGATACCGTAAAATCTCATCAGAAATTCATTGAAAAGCAGGAGCTAAACTTCACGCTGATCTCAGACGAGGATGGAAAGATCTGCGAAGCCTTTGACGTCTGGCATCTTAAAAAATTTATGGGAAGGGAATCGATGGGAATCGTTCGTTCCACCTTCCTCATCGGCGCAGACGGAAAAATTTTAAAAGTTTATCCGAAGGTCAGCGTCAAAGGACACGTGGATGAAATCCTCTCCGATATCAAAGCTCTGGAGAAAAAATGA